TTTATCCTCACGTGGCAAAACATGCTAGAAGAAGTGTCAATCCACCTAAAGATACGTGGGTTGCATTTGCTCCAAATAAACGCGGCTACAAAATGTTACCTCATTTCCAAATCGGCTTATTTAGAGACCAATTATTTATAATGTTTGGTGTCATGCACGAAGCAAAAGATAAGGCTGAACGAGTTAAAATATTTGATAAACATTTTGATACGTTAAGAAACCTACCGTCAGATTATAGCATTTGTCTTGATCATATGAAGCCTGAAAAGACGCTTATCAAAGACTGTACTGATGTGCAATTACACGAAGCCATTGATCGTGTCAAAAATGTTAAAAAAGGTGAATTCTTCGTAGCTAGATCTATTACACCAGATGACCAAAGGTTAAAAACTGATAAAGCTTTTATTCAATTTGTTGAAGAAACATTTGATCAATTCTTAAAATTCTATTCTGCTTAAGTCAAAAGAGTTTCACGATATTTGAACCTGCGACATTCACTCATGTCCAGGTTTTTTTGTTTCGCAAAATATTTTTAGGTTGACCTAAAAAAACATTAGGTTAATATATCAATATATTTTAAGTTAGAGGTGAGTTTTGTTTATGAATAAGCAATCAGTCGACCAAGAACATCAAAAAAGCTTAGACGAAATTAATAATACGATTGATTTTGACTATAAAAGTAATTCAAGTCAAAAACTTTTGGCTTTCTTAGGACCTGGATTATTAGTCGCTGTGGGATATATGGATCCAGGTAACTGGATAACTTCTATGCAAGGTGGCGCACAATTTGGATATACCCTCCTATTTGTAATACTAATTTCTAGTTTAGCTGCAATGTTATTACAAAGTATGACAGTAAGATTGGGAATTGCTACGGGTAAAGATTTAGCTCAAATGACGCGACATTTTTTATCTAAACCCATCGCGATTATTTTCTGGATAATCGCAGAATTAGCTATCATTGCTACAGATATTGCCGAAGTTATTGGTAGTGCAATTTCACTTAATTTACTATTTAATATTCCATTGATAGTTGGCGCTTTAATTACAGTATGTGATGTATTTTTATTATTATTTATTATGAAATTTGGATTTAGAAAAATAGAAGCCATAGTAGGTACACTTATATTTACAGTTTTAGCCATTTTCACCTTTGAAGTTTATATTTCTTCACCTAATATATTGAATTTATTAAATGGCTTTGTACCACATACTGAAATCATTACGAATCAAGGTATCTTATATATTGCTTTAGGTATCGTAGGGGCAACTATTATGCCACACAATCTATATTTACATTCTTCTATTGTTCAATCTCGGAAATATGATAGAAATAACAATGAAGATAAAGCACAAGCCATTAAATATGCAACGATTGACTCCAACATCCAATTATCCGTTGCATTTGTAGTTAATTGCTTGCTATTAACACTGGGGGCAGCACTTTTCTTCGGTACTAACACTGATGAATTAGGTGGATTTTACGATTTATACCACGCTTTAAAAACACAACCATTATTAGGTGCAACATTAGGTGGTGTCATGAGTACCTTATTTGCAGTTGCTTTACTTGCTTCAGGACAAAACTCAACAATTACAGGGACATTAGCAGGTCAGATTGTAATGGAAGGTTTCTTGAGATTACGTATACCTAATTGGCTCCGTCGTCTCATCACACGTTCTTTAGCTGTTATTCCCGTTATTATATGCTTAATCATCTTTAATGGTAATGCCGCCAAAATTGAACAATTATTAGTATTCTCACAAGTATTTTTAAGTATAGCGTTACCTTTTAGTTTAATACCACTGCAATTAGCAACTAGTAATAAAAAGTTAATGGGACCATTTATTAATAAAACATGTGTTAATATTATTTCATGGTCACTTATCATTATTTTAAGTATCTTGAATGTCTACCTCATTATCCAGACGTTCCAAGAATTGTAAAATCAAAACTTTAATAAAAACCGGTTGAATGCCTTAGCATTTCAACCGGTTTTTGATATATCATGATACTTGTATAAATTTATTAATAGGTATATGGTTTGTCCTTTTGTTGATGTTCTTTTAATTCTTTTTCAGGATCCCACTCATCTTTCTTAGAAATATCCTCTTGATGATTATTTACAGCATGGTCAGTTTTAGGTCTCTGTTGATTAGATTTTGTTAATAGCATAATACCTGCAATGAACCATAAAATCATAGCTATGATATTCGTTGCCATAATACCAACCACTGCTGCAGCAATTAATAAACTGGCTCCCAATTTATGTCTGCCTTTTACTGTTAATGCACCCACAATACCTAAAATAGTAGAAAATGCAAGCACACCCATAGATAAGGCGATCGAAGCAGTAAGCATCTCCATCGACATTTCTTGATTTCCGCCCATCATTTGATTAACCATTTCCTTATTTTGAGATGCACCACTTCCTGATTTCATCGCAAAATAACCTATGATTACAAATAGTAAATATAAACTACTTAAACCATTCGCTATCCATGCTAATATCAATTCAGTTTTTCTTTTCATTACAGTACCTCCTTTAACTCTTACATTAATCATACTAAAAACTATCTTTACATGCTATTCAATATCATAAAAATCTATTTATAACAAAAAATACCAAAAGTGAATGTTAATTATCACTTTTGGTATTGTAATTAATTATTTTTGATTGTCATTTTCGTCAATTTTTTGATGATCTTGTTTCACTTGATCTCTCATATCTTTTTCCGTATCACCAAACATTTGACGACGTTCTTCATAGTTCATTCTTCTTTGACTAACCGCACTCGGTTGATTCTTACGTTTTTCTTTCATACGTTGATTATATGCTTTACGCTTTTCTTTCTTCTTAGCACGAATTTCAGCTTTTTCTCGTTTGCGTTGCGCTTTAAGCTCTTTAGGATCAACTTGAGGTTCTTCATTATATTGATTAGATGACTCTACATCATCTTGCTCATGATATACATCTTGATTATTTGTAGAAGCCTTATCTGAAGATGACTTTTTATTATATTTTGCTTGACGTGATAATATTGTCGGTTCTTCATCGTGCTCATTATCGTCTGAACGATATTCACTTTCTACAGCACGTTTAGGGAACTGTTCATATTTATCATCATATGATTCTTGTTCGTTTTGTATTTGATCTGTTGAACCTGTTGTTGTGTCAAATGCTTGTTCTTTACGCTCCATGCTACGACGTGATGGACGTCTACGCTGTTGTGGCTCTTCAACTGGTTCACTTTCAGTTTCATTATGATGCGCATGAGCTTCTTGTTCTGGCATTTCCTCATATGGTTGATAACCATATCCACCATTATAATAGCTCGGTACTGTTTCAACCTTATTCTTTCTAACAAACATCATAATAGCAATGATGAAGAATAAAATTGGAATAATTAATGTTACTACAAGTAATACTAAAGGTATCGTGATGATTGCAGATAACAAGAATAAGAAACCAGATAGAATTCTAATGTTCATAGAAATTAAAGCTAAAAATGAAATCAATAAACAAACGATGAAATACACTATAATAGCCCAAACACCATTTTGTAACCATATCACAAATTGTGTAGTACTTAAGCTATTATTTGCTAATACTTGTTGAATAAGATCATTATTATTTAATGTATTCTCTAAGTTAGCAATAGATGTATCATTACTAAATGACACTAAAGCTATAAACATCGTGACTATTGTCAAAATTAATAAGAATACCCAACTAAGCCACCCTAAAACCTTTTCTGTTAGTCGACTGACTGGACGTTTAATTTGAGTATATTGCTCTCCTGTCATTCGTTACAACTCCTTACTTTACTTATCAAGTTATTATATCGAATATAACAAAAAATAACTACCATTTTCATTTTACTTTAACGACATTTTAAAATTTAAAAAACTTTCGTTATAATCACTTAATGTATCTTGACCTAAATCTTGATATACTTCCAATCTTTGTTGTTCTTTTTTAGTTGGATAAAATCGATGATCGTTTCTAATATCTTTTGGTAACATCTTTCTTGCTTCTTTATTTGGTGTAGCATAACCTACCCATTCAGTATTCTGCTTATTATTTTTTTCATCTAGAAGAAAATTCATAAAGCGATATGCGCCTTCTTTATTTTGTGCCGTTTTAGGTATTACCATATTATCAAACCATAAATTTGATCCTTCTTTTGGAATAACATAATTGTATTTGTCCCCTTCTTGAACTAATGGTGCAGCGACTCCACTCCATACAACTGCAATACTTCCTTCGTTTTGTTCAAGCATCATTGTGATTTCATCACCTACAACACCTCTGACTTGTGGCGCTAAATGATGTAAATCAGATTCCGCTTTTTTGATATGTTGTGGATTTTTATCATTCAAACTATATCCTAATTTATTAAGTCCCAAACCTATTATTTCTCGAGCACCATCAACTAATAATACTTCATTTTTATATTTAGATTTATACAAATCTTGCCAACTATTAAAAGACTCATTAGGGTACTTATCTTTATTATATAATATTCCAACTGTTCCAAAGAAATATGGCAATGAATATTGATTATGTCGGTCATATGGCATATTCATATAATCTGAATCTAAATTTTTAATATTAGGTATTTTCTTATGATCTAATGGTTCTAATAAATGTGCACGTTTTAATTTTTGCACTGTATATTCGCTTGGAAAAGCGACATCATAATGTGTGCCTCCATTACGAATTTTAGCTTCCATAGCTTCATTCGAATCAAATGTTTCATAAACCACTTGGATACCTGTTTCTTTTTCAAACTTTTTAATGAGGCTTGGGTCAATATATTCTCCCCAATTATAGACATAAATTTTTTGATTAGTGTCTGTATTTTC
The DNA window shown above is from Staphylococcus sp. M0911 and carries:
- a CDS encoding Nramp family divalent metal transporter; translation: MNKQSVDQEHQKSLDEINNTIDFDYKSNSSQKLLAFLGPGLLVAVGYMDPGNWITSMQGGAQFGYTLLFVILISSLAAMLLQSMTVRLGIATGKDLAQMTRHFLSKPIAIIFWIIAELAIIATDIAEVIGSAISLNLLFNIPLIVGALITVCDVFLLLFIMKFGFRKIEAIVGTLIFTVLAIFTFEVYISSPNILNLLNGFVPHTEIITNQGILYIALGIVGATIMPHNLYLHSSIVQSRKYDRNNNEDKAQAIKYATIDSNIQLSVAFVVNCLLLTLGAALFFGTNTDELGGFYDLYHALKTQPLLGATLGGVMSTLFAVALLASGQNSTITGTLAGQIVMEGFLRLRIPNWLRRLITRSLAVIPVIICLIIFNGNAAKIEQLLVFSQVFLSIALPFSLIPLQLATSNKKLMGPFINKTCVNIISWSLIIILSILNVYLIIQTFQEL
- a CDS encoding DUF4064 domain-containing protein, with product MTGEQYTQIKRPVSRLTEKVLGWLSWVFLLILTIVTMFIALVSFSNDTSIANLENTLNNNDLIQQVLANNSLSTTQFVIWLQNGVWAIIVYFIVCLLISFLALISMNIRILSGFLFLLSAIITIPLVLLVVTLIIPILFFIIAIMMFVRKNKVETVPSYYNGGYGYQPYEEMPEQEAHAHHNETESEPVEEPQQRRRPSRRSMERKEQAFDTTTGSTDQIQNEQESYDDKYEQFPKRAVESEYRSDDNEHDEEPTILSRQAKYNKKSSSDKASTNNQDVYHEQDDVESSNQYNEEPQVDPKELKAQRKREKAEIRAKKKEKRKAYNQRMKEKRKNQPSAVSQRRMNYEERRQMFGDTEKDMRDQVKQDHQKIDENDNQK
- a CDS encoding spermidine/putrescine ABC transporter substrate-binding protein, producing MKRFLQLILMSIIVGVLCLGISQWFKSKENTDTNQKIYVYNWGEYIDPSLIKKFEKETGIQVVYETFDSNEAMEAKIRNGGTHYDVAFPSEYTVQKLKRAHLLEPLDHKKIPNIKNLDSDYMNMPYDRHNQYSLPYFFGTVGILYNKDKYPNESFNSWQDLYKSKYKNEVLLVDGAREIIGLGLNKLGYSLNDKNPQHIKKAESDLHHLAPQVRGVVGDEITMMLEQNEGSIAVVWSGVAAPLVQEGDKYNYVIPKEGSNLWFDNMVIPKTAQNKEGAYRFMNFLLDEKNNKQNTEWVGYATPNKEARKMLPKDIRNDHRFYPTKKEQQRLEVYQDLGQDTLSDYNESFLNFKMSLK
- a CDS encoding DUF4064 domain-containing protein — translated: MKRKTELILAWIANGLSSLYLLFVIIGYFAMKSGSGASQNKEMVNQMMGGNQEMSMEMLTASIALSMGVLAFSTILGIVGALTVKGRHKLGASLLIAAAVVGIMATNIIAMILWFIAGIMLLTKSNQQRPKTDHAVNNHQEDISKKDEWDPEKELKEHQQKDKPYTY
- a CDS encoding DUF1054 domain-containing protein, translated to MTKYTFSPQNFKAFDVDGLDARMEALNEHVRPQLHQLGEYFTEYFTTQTGETFYPHVAKHARRSVNPPKDTWVAFAPNKRGYKMLPHFQIGLFRDQLFIMFGVMHEAKDKAERVKIFDKHFDTLRNLPSDYSICLDHMKPEKTLIKDCTDVQLHEAIDRVKNVKKGEFFVARSITPDDQRLKTDKAFIQFVEETFDQFLKFYSA